In Prevotella sp. oral taxon 475, one DNA window encodes the following:
- a CDS encoding type II 3-dehydroquinate dehydratase, giving the protein MKIHVINGPNLNLLGTREPQIYGRSSFEAYLPVLRAAFPDVDIDYYQSNVEGELINRLQEVGFGCDGIVLNAGAYTHTSLALADCIRALSAPVVEVHISNVYQREALRHHSLLAAACKGVIAGFGLDSYRLAIESLRAGSCSPARL; this is encoded by the coding sequence CCCAATCTCAACCTCCTGGGCACACGCGAACCACAGATCTACGGGCGGTCTTCGTTCGAGGCATATCTGCCCGTGCTGCGGGCTGCGTTTCCCGATGTGGACATCGACTACTATCAAAGCAACGTGGAAGGAGAACTCATCAACCGACTACAAGAGGTGGGATTCGGCTGCGATGGCATCGTTCTCAACGCCGGTGCCTACACCCATACGAGCCTGGCTTTGGCCGATTGCATCCGCGCTCTGTCGGCTCCGGTAGTGGAAGTGCACATCTCCAACGTCTACCAACGCGAGGCGTTGAGGCATCATTCGCTCCTGGCGGCAGCCTGTAAGGGGGTGATTGCCGGTTTCGGACTGGACTCTTACCGTCTGGCTATCGAGAGTTTGCGCGCTGGTTCTTGTTCGCCGGCAAGGCTATAG
- a CDS encoding FecR family protein, with translation MDDNNHLPIDQLLAQAERLSKDILAIEAVDTVAAYQEVCGKITRKRRYRLRQSLVRYAAMLALPLLLSTMVLAYLHFRPAKQEVQYAEVVASNGTVVRYELPDHSVVWLNSGSRLRYPTLLNSKTRQVELRGEGYFAVKADASSPFYVHTAAGLSVFVYGTHFNVSAYDEEPHVETTLEEGKVNVMLPGKKSPCRLEPGEWLSYDKATGRVERRKVETDEKTSWREGRLIFRNATLEEVFAALERHFNVQLILRRRSQKEYRYRATFNGETLPQILDYLAKSTSMKWQTVDGKPALGHPTGRKTIVIDLNE, from the coding sequence TTGGACGACAATAACCATCTTCCTATCGACCAATTGCTTGCTCAAGCCGAAAGATTGAGCAAAGACATCTTGGCTATCGAAGCCGTCGACACGGTCGCTGCCTATCAAGAAGTATGCGGAAAGATAACCCGGAAACGTCGGTATCGCCTCCGGCAAAGCCTTGTGCGTTATGCAGCAATGCTGGCTTTACCGTTGCTTCTCAGCACAATGGTATTGGCTTATCTACACTTCCGCCCAGCAAAACAAGAGGTGCAGTATGCCGAAGTGGTGGCTTCCAACGGTACGGTGGTGAGATACGAACTGCCCGATCATAGTGTTGTATGGCTCAACTCGGGTAGTAGACTGCGCTATCCCACCTTATTGAATAGCAAAACACGACAGGTGGAGCTGCGAGGTGAGGGCTATTTCGCGGTGAAGGCCGATGCATCGTCGCCATTCTATGTGCATACAGCCGCCGGGCTCAGCGTTTTTGTCTACGGAACTCACTTCAACGTGTCGGCCTACGACGAAGAACCGCACGTGGAAACAACTCTGGAAGAGGGGAAAGTCAATGTGATGCTGCCCGGAAAAAAGAGCCCATGCCGGCTGGAACCGGGCGAATGGCTCTCTTACGACAAAGCAACGGGACGTGTGGAACGCAGAAAAGTGGAGACCGACGAGAAGACTTCCTGGCGCGAAGGTCGACTCATCTTCCGCAATGCCACCCTTGAAGAGGTGTTCGCCGCTCTGGAACGGCACTTCAATGTGCAGCTGATTCTGCGCCGTCGCTCGCAAAAAGAATACCGATATCGAGCCACTTTCAATGGCGAAACACTGCCGCAGATTCTCGATTATCTGGCTAAATCCACCTCGATGAAGTGGCAAACGGTGGACGGAAAGCCAGCCTTGGGGCATCCTACAGGGCGCAAAACCATTGTGATAGACTTGAATGAATAA
- a CDS encoding O-methyltransferase produces the protein MAYILSHIDPEGDYLYRLYRATNIHTLHGRMASGHLQGRLLKMFVRMVQPKNILEVGTFSGYSAICMAEALPEDGKVWTFEINDEQEDFTRRWIEGSPVASKIRFLIGDAITNAPRLGLVFDMAFIDGDKRTYVETYEMVLSLLRPGGIILADNTLWDGHVIDPAYETDPQTAGIKRFNDLVAQDSRVEKAIIPLRDGLTVIRKKESIG, from the coding sequence ATGGCCTACATCCTCTCTCATATCGACCCCGAGGGCGATTATCTCTACCGTCTTTATCGCGCCACCAACATCCATACGCTCCACGGACGCATGGCCAGTGGACATTTGCAAGGTCGACTGCTGAAGATGTTTGTGCGGATGGTGCAGCCCAAAAATATTCTCGAGGTGGGCACGTTCAGTGGCTACAGTGCCATCTGTATGGCCGAAGCTCTACCCGAAGACGGGAAAGTGTGGACCTTCGAAATCAACGATGAGCAGGAAGACTTTACCCGCCGCTGGATAGAAGGCTCGCCTGTGGCCAGCAAAATCCGCTTTCTCATCGGCGATGCCATTACAAACGCACCACGACTGGGCCTTGTCTTCGATATGGCCTTTATCGATGGCGACAAGCGAACCTATGTGGAGACCTACGAAATGGTGCTTTCTCTGCTGCGTCCGGGAGGCATCATCCTGGCCGACAACACCCTTTGGGACGGTCATGTGATAGATCCTGCCTATGAAACCGACCCTCAGACGGCGGGAATCAAAAGATTCAACGACCTCGTTGCCCAGGATTCGCGGGTAGAAAAGGCGATCATTCCGCTGCGAGATGGACTGACTGTGATTCGGAAAAAGGAGTCTATCGGTTGA